The sequence TCCCCGAACAGCGCCTTGTAGATCATGTGCTCGACGGCGTCGTCCTCATGGCTGTAGACGGCGGAGATGACTTCCGCCGCGACGACGAGGACCGTCGAGCCGGGTCTCGCGGTCACCATGTCGACCGCCCGGATCAGCGCCTGGGCGCCACCCGCGCATGCCAACGATGTCAGAGCGATCCGCCGGACCCCGGGCCGCAGTCCGAGACGGTCCAGGAGATGGATGTCCATGTTCGGCACGGCCCACCCCGTCGAGTGCGTCGTGATGATCGCGTCCACGTCACCGGGGCCGAGACCGTACGTGCCGAGGAGGCCGTGCGCCGCCCGCTCCGCCATGTCCACCGCGTCGCCGAAGGCCGTGGTACCCCGCTCCGCGACCCCCGCGTTCCCCGACACCGTCGGCGCGTCCAGCGGCCGGGTGAAGTACCTGCTGCGGACACCGGTGTTGGCCACGATCCGGAGGATCGCGGCGAGCCGGGGGTGGCCGGGGTGATGCGCGCCGATGTCGTCGGCGATCTCTCCGGTGGTGATCTTGTGGGCGGGAAACACGGTGGTGGGGCGGGCTATGTAGGCGGGCACGACATCCTCCGGCGGGCACGTTGCGGCGACGTTGTGGGGGTAGGGCACAACCTAAGCCACGAGAGGCCGCGATGCCCTGATCAGAGCATCGCGGAAGCCGGAGGGAAGACGTCAGGGGGCGCGCAGAACAGGGATCCGGGAGTGCGCGCGGCGCGCTCCGGGATGGAAGATGAGAACGATCAGGCGCGCGCCGGGTGCGGCCATGGGCTGTGCCGCGCACATGGTGACCCAGCCCGGCCCGTCGACGGC comes from Streptomyces sp. Mut1 and encodes:
- a CDS encoding PhlD — translated: MPAYIARPTTVFPAHKITTGEIADDIGAHHPGHPRLAAILRIVANTGVRSRYFTRPLDAPTVSGNAGVAERGTTAFGDAVDMAERAAHGLLGTYGLGPGDVDAIITTHSTGWAVPNMDIHLLDRLGLRPGVRRIALTSLACAGGAQALIRAVDMVTARPGSTVLVVAAEVISAVYSHEDDAVEHMIYKALFGDSAAAVLVTSEPLGPGFRVDSPAGTYEHVLPQSLTRYAGRVDHTGFHFDSTKEALSAADDVLPDLLAWLGPSVVGFGVIHPGSARIISDTASALGLDAHDTRHSTATLRDEGNLGAVSVLRILERTHAEPPHDGATGVMVAYGPGFATAALRGTWTA